In Mus musculus strain C57BL/6J chromosome 9, GRCm38.p6 C57BL/6J, one genomic interval encodes:
- the Kif23 gene encoding kinesin-like protein KIF23 isoform X3, with translation MKSAKAKTVRKPVIKKGSQTNLKDPVGVYCRVRPLSFPDQECCVEVINSTTLQLHTPEGYRLNRNGDYKETQYSFKRVFGTHTTQKELFDVVANPLVDDLIHGKNGLLFTYGVTGSGKTYTMTGSPGSGGLLPRCLNMIFNSIGSFQAKRYVFKSNDRNSMEIQCEVDALLERQKREALPIPKTPSSKRQADPEFADMINVQEFCKAEEVDEDSVYGVFVSYIEIYNNYIYDLLEEVQFDPIKPKWNGCSTPMRNAESVLPQSKTLREDKNHNMYVAGCTEVEVKSTEEAFEVFWRGQKKRRIANTHLNRESSRSHSVFSIKLVQAPLDADGDNVLQEKEQITISQLSLVDLAGSERTNRTKAEGNRLREAGNINQSLMTLRTCMEVLRENQTYGTNKMVPYRDSKLTHLFKNYFDGEGKVRMIVCVNPKAEDYEESLQVMRFAEVTQEVEVARPVDKVICGLTPGRRYRNLPRGGPVGDEPLVPEVILQSFPPLPPCKLLDINDEETLPKLADTLEKRHHLRQLMTEDLNKKCLAFKALLKEFDNSLSNKENYVQEKLNEREKVISGQKLEIERLEKKNKTLEYKIEILEKTTTIYEEDKRNLQQELESQNQKLQRQFSDKRRLEARLQGMVTETSMKWQKECERRVAATQLEMQNKLWVKDEKLKQLKAIVTEPKPEKPERPSRERDREKIIPRSVSPSPLPNTPIPVRHRRSRSAGSRWVDHKPASNVQTETVMQPHVPHAITVSVANEKALAKCEKYMLTHQELASDGEIQTKVIKGDVYKTRGGGQSVQFTDIETLKQELPTGSRKRRSSTLAPAQPDGTESEWTDVETRCSVAVEMRAGSQLGPGYQHHAQPKRKKP, from the exons ATGAAGTCAGC GAAGGCTAAGACGGTCAGAAAACCTGTAATAAAAAAAGGATCTCAGACAAACCTTAAAGATCCAGTGGgg GTGTACTGTAGGGTTCGCCCCCTGAGCTTTCCTGACCAAGAATGCTGTGTGGAAGTGATCAATAGTACAACCCTGCAGCTCCACACTCCTGAGGGCTATCGACTCAACAGAAATGGGGACTATAAGGAG ACTCAGTACTCATTCAAGCGGGTATTTGGCACTCACACCACCCAGAAGGAACTTTTTGATGTTGTAGCTAATCCCTTGGTAGATGACCTCATTCATGGCAAGAATG gtcttttatttacatatggcGTGACGGGAAGTGGAAAAACCTACACAATGACAGGGTCTCCAGGGTCTGGAGGCCTGCTTCCTCGTTGTTTGAATATGATCTTTAACAGCATAGGGTCATTTCAAGCAAAACGTTAT GTGTTTAAGTCTAATGATAGGAACAGTATGGAAATACAGTGTGAAGTCGATGCCTTGTTAGAACGGCAGAAAAGAGAAGCCTTGCCCATTCCAAAGACCCCCTCTAGCAA GCGACAAGCAGATCCAGAGTTTGCAGATATGATAAATGTACAAGAATTCTGCAAAGCAGAAGAAGTTGATGAAGACAGTGTCTATGGAGTATTTGTCTCTTACATTGAAATCTATAATAATTACATATATGATCTATTGGAAGAAGTGCAGTTTGATCCCATAAAGCCCAA GTGGAACGGCTGCAGTACACCTATGAGGAACGCAGAGTCTGT ACTCCCACAATCTAAAACGCTCCGAGAAGATAAGAACCACAATATGTATGTGGCAGGATGTACAGAAGTAGAAGTGAAATCTACGGAGGAGGCTTTTGAGGTTTTCTGGAGAG GGCAGAAAAAGAGACGCATTGCTAACACCCATTTGAATAGAGAGTCCAGTCGTTCACATAGCGTGTTCAGCATTAAACTTGTCCAGGCTCCCCTGGATGCTGATGGAGACAATGTCTTACAG gaAAAAGAGCAAATTACTATAAGCCAGCTGTCTCTGGTAGATCTTGCTGGGAGCGAAAGAACCAACCGTACTAAAGCAGAAGGGAACAGACTACGTGAGGCCG GAAACATTAATCAGTCATTGATGACACTAAGAACATGCATGGAGGTCCTGAGAGAGAACCAGACGTATGGCACTAACAAG ATGGTTCCATATCGAGATTCAAAGCTAACCCATCTATTCAAGAACTACTTCGATGGGGAGGGGAAAGTTCGGATGATCGTGTGTGTGAATCCAAAGGCTGAAGACTATGAAGAAAGCTTG CAAGTCATGAGATTTGCTGAAGTAacccaagaagtggaagtggcaAGACCAGTGGACAAGGTGATATGTGGCCTGACACCCGGGAGGCGGTACAGGAACCTGCCTCGGGGAGGCCCCGTTGGAGATG AACCTTTGGTGCCTGAAGTGATTCTACAGAGCTTCCCACCGCTGCCCCCATGCAAGCTTTTGGATATCAATGATGAGGAGACCCTTCCAAAGCTGGCTGACACTTTGGAGAAACGACATCACCTGCGACAACTAATGACCGAGGACCTTAACAAAAAAT GTCTAGCTTTCAAGGCCTTATTAAAAGAATTTGACAATTCTCTATCAAATAAAGAAAACTACGTTCAGGAAAAactaaatgaaagagaaaaagtgaTCTCGGGACAGAAATTGGAAATAGAGcgactggagaagaaaaacaaaactttggAGTACAAG ATTGAGATTCTGGAGAAAACAACTACGATCTATGAGGAAGATAAGCGCAATCTGCAGCAGGAGCTTGAGAGCCAGAATCAGAAGCTTCAGCGGCAGTTTTCTGACAAGCGCAGATTAGAAGCCAGGTTGCAAGGCATGGTAACAGAAACGTCGATGAAGTGGCAGAAGGAATGT GAGCGTCGGGTGGCAGCCACCCAGCTAGAGATGCAGAATAAACTCTGGGTCAAAGATGAAAAGCTCAAACAGCTGAAGGCCATTGTGACTGAACCCAAACCTGAGAAGCCAGAGAGACCCTCCCGGGAGCGGGACCGGGAGAAAATCATTCCGAGATCTGTCTCTCCTTCGCCTCTACCT AACACCCCAATTCCTGTACGACACAGAAGGTCCCGCTCTGCAGGGAGCAGATGGGTAGATCATAAGCCTGCCTCTAATGTGCAAACTGAGACAGTGATGCAGCCGCATGTCCCTCACGCCATCACAGTGTCTGTTGCAAATGAAAAGGCGCTAGCTAAGTGTGAGAAGTACATGCTGACCCACCAGGAACTAGCCTCCGATGGGGAGATTCAGACTAAAGTCATTAAG GGTGATGTTTATAAGACGAGAGGTGGCGGACAATCGGTTCAGTTTACTGATATTGAGACTTTAAAACAAGAATTGCCAACTGG TAGTCGGAAACGAAGATCGTCCACCCTAGCACCTGCCCAACCAGATGGTACAGAGTCTGAATGGACCGATGTAGAAACAAGG TGCTCTGTTGCCGTTGAAATGAGAGCAGGATCTCAGCTGGGACCGGGATATCAGCACCACGCACAACCCAA GCGCAAGAAACCTTGA
- the Kif23 gene encoding kinesin-like protein KIF23 isoform X1, protein MKSAKAKTVRKPVIKKGSQTNLKDPVGVYCRVRPLSFPDQECCVEVINSTTLQLHTPEGYRLNRNGDYKETQYSFKRVFGTHTTQKELFDVVANPLVDDLIHGKNGLLFTYGVTGSGKTYTMTGSPGSGGLLPRCLNMIFNSIGSFQAKRYVFKSNDRNSMEIQCEVDALLERQKREALPIPKTPSSKRQADPEFADMINVQEFCKAEEVDEDSVYGVFVSYIEIYNNYIYDLLEEVQFDPIKPKWNGCSTPMRNAESVLPQSKTLREDKNHNMYVAGCTEVEVKSTEEAFEVFWRGQKKRRIANTHLNRESSRSHSVFSIKLVQAPLDADGDNVLQEKEQITISQLSLVDLAGSERTNRTKAEGNRLREAGNINQSLMTLRTCMEVLRENQTYGTNKMVPYRDSKLTHLFKNYFDGEGKVRMIVCVNPKAEDYEESLQVMRFAEVTQEVEVARPVDKVICGLTPGRRYRNLPRGGPVGDEPLVPEVILQSFPPLPPCKLLDINDEETLPKLADTLEKRHHLRQLMTEDLNKKCLAFKALLKEFDNSLSNKENYVQEKLNEREKVISGQKLEIERLEKKNKTLEYKIEILEKTTTIYEEDKRNLQQELESQNQKLQRQFSDKRRLEARLQGMVTETSMKWQKECERRVAATQLEMQNKLWVKDEKLKQLKAIVTEPKPEKPERPSRERDREKIIPRSVSPSPLPLSSNNIAQISNGQQLMSQPQLHRRSNSCSSISVASCISEWEQKLSPFSTPVNVTSLARHRQQEPGQSKTCIVSDRRRGMCWTEGREMVPTFSSEIGVEEDHCRRNTPIPVRHRRSRSAGSRWVDHKPASNVQTETVMQPHVPHAITVSVANEKALAKCEKYMLTHQELASDGEIQTKVIKGDVYKTRGGGQSVQFTDIETLKQELPTGSRKRRSSTLAPAQPDGTESEWTDVETRCSVAVEMRAGSQLGPGYQHHAQPKRKKP, encoded by the exons ATGAAGTCAGC GAAGGCTAAGACGGTCAGAAAACCTGTAATAAAAAAAGGATCTCAGACAAACCTTAAAGATCCAGTGGgg GTGTACTGTAGGGTTCGCCCCCTGAGCTTTCCTGACCAAGAATGCTGTGTGGAAGTGATCAATAGTACAACCCTGCAGCTCCACACTCCTGAGGGCTATCGACTCAACAGAAATGGGGACTATAAGGAG ACTCAGTACTCATTCAAGCGGGTATTTGGCACTCACACCACCCAGAAGGAACTTTTTGATGTTGTAGCTAATCCCTTGGTAGATGACCTCATTCATGGCAAGAATG gtcttttatttacatatggcGTGACGGGAAGTGGAAAAACCTACACAATGACAGGGTCTCCAGGGTCTGGAGGCCTGCTTCCTCGTTGTTTGAATATGATCTTTAACAGCATAGGGTCATTTCAAGCAAAACGTTAT GTGTTTAAGTCTAATGATAGGAACAGTATGGAAATACAGTGTGAAGTCGATGCCTTGTTAGAACGGCAGAAAAGAGAAGCCTTGCCCATTCCAAAGACCCCCTCTAGCAA GCGACAAGCAGATCCAGAGTTTGCAGATATGATAAATGTACAAGAATTCTGCAAAGCAGAAGAAGTTGATGAAGACAGTGTCTATGGAGTATTTGTCTCTTACATTGAAATCTATAATAATTACATATATGATCTATTGGAAGAAGTGCAGTTTGATCCCATAAAGCCCAA GTGGAACGGCTGCAGTACACCTATGAGGAACGCAGAGTCTGT ACTCCCACAATCTAAAACGCTCCGAGAAGATAAGAACCACAATATGTATGTGGCAGGATGTACAGAAGTAGAAGTGAAATCTACGGAGGAGGCTTTTGAGGTTTTCTGGAGAG GGCAGAAAAAGAGACGCATTGCTAACACCCATTTGAATAGAGAGTCCAGTCGTTCACATAGCGTGTTCAGCATTAAACTTGTCCAGGCTCCCCTGGATGCTGATGGAGACAATGTCTTACAG gaAAAAGAGCAAATTACTATAAGCCAGCTGTCTCTGGTAGATCTTGCTGGGAGCGAAAGAACCAACCGTACTAAAGCAGAAGGGAACAGACTACGTGAGGCCG GAAACATTAATCAGTCATTGATGACACTAAGAACATGCATGGAGGTCCTGAGAGAGAACCAGACGTATGGCACTAACAAG ATGGTTCCATATCGAGATTCAAAGCTAACCCATCTATTCAAGAACTACTTCGATGGGGAGGGGAAAGTTCGGATGATCGTGTGTGTGAATCCAAAGGCTGAAGACTATGAAGAAAGCTTG CAAGTCATGAGATTTGCTGAAGTAacccaagaagtggaagtggcaAGACCAGTGGACAAGGTGATATGTGGCCTGACACCCGGGAGGCGGTACAGGAACCTGCCTCGGGGAGGCCCCGTTGGAGATG AACCTTTGGTGCCTGAAGTGATTCTACAGAGCTTCCCACCGCTGCCCCCATGCAAGCTTTTGGATATCAATGATGAGGAGACCCTTCCAAAGCTGGCTGACACTTTGGAGAAACGACATCACCTGCGACAACTAATGACCGAGGACCTTAACAAAAAAT GTCTAGCTTTCAAGGCCTTATTAAAAGAATTTGACAATTCTCTATCAAATAAAGAAAACTACGTTCAGGAAAAactaaatgaaagagaaaaagtgaTCTCGGGACAGAAATTGGAAATAGAGcgactggagaagaaaaacaaaactttggAGTACAAG ATTGAGATTCTGGAGAAAACAACTACGATCTATGAGGAAGATAAGCGCAATCTGCAGCAGGAGCTTGAGAGCCAGAATCAGAAGCTTCAGCGGCAGTTTTCTGACAAGCGCAGATTAGAAGCCAGGTTGCAAGGCATGGTAACAGAAACGTCGATGAAGTGGCAGAAGGAATGT GAGCGTCGGGTGGCAGCCACCCAGCTAGAGATGCAGAATAAACTCTGGGTCAAAGATGAAAAGCTCAAACAGCTGAAGGCCATTGTGACTGAACCCAAACCTGAGAAGCCAGAGAGACCCTCCCGGGAGCGGGACCGGGAGAAAATCATTCCGAGATCTGTCTCTCCTTCGCCTCTACCT CTTTCTAGTAACAATATTGCTCAGATTTCCAACGGCCAGCAACTCATGAGCCAGCCGCAGCTACACAGACGCTCTAACTCTTGCAGCAGCATTTCTGTAGCTTCCTGTATCTCGGAATGGGAGCAGAAACTATCTCCATTCAGCACACCTGTCAATGTCACCTCCCTTGCAAGGCATAGGCAGCAGGAGCCAGGACAAAGTAAAACGTGTATCGTGTCAGACAGAAGGCGAGGCATGTGCTGGACTGAAGGCAGGGAGATGGTCCCCACATTCAGCAGTGAGATAGGCGTAGAAGAGGACCATTGCCGCAGG AACACCCCAATTCCTGTACGACACAGAAGGTCCCGCTCTGCAGGGAGCAGATGGGTAGATCATAAGCCTGCCTCTAATGTGCAAACTGAGACAGTGATGCAGCCGCATGTCCCTCACGCCATCACAGTGTCTGTTGCAAATGAAAAGGCGCTAGCTAAGTGTGAGAAGTACATGCTGACCCACCAGGAACTAGCCTCCGATGGGGAGATTCAGACTAAAGTCATTAAG GGTGATGTTTATAAGACGAGAGGTGGCGGACAATCGGTTCAGTTTACTGATATTGAGACTTTAAAACAAGAATTGCCAACTGG TAGTCGGAAACGAAGATCGTCCACCCTAGCACCTGCCCAACCAGATGGTACAGAGTCTGAATGGACCGATGTAGAAACAAGG TGCTCTGTTGCCGTTGAAATGAGAGCAGGATCTCAGCTGGGACCGGGATATCAGCACCACGCACAACCCAA GCGCAAGAAACCTTGA